From a single Thalassophryne amazonica chromosome 7, fThaAma1.1, whole genome shotgun sequence genomic region:
- the LOC117513931 gene encoding uncharacterized protein LOC117513931, whose product MVQSRKCKILGEFCTMSGTSKVELVKQPPLVGNSTEFLSASEGKLSKEKIHSMRKKRLQKPSSSSTKENQPPPKETNKKQESHSDDTPALVRSHPIQKKRSRKQLFGPSESDSDEQPEKVFIMDITKNPEGQQANSTTAILPSTSDAEITKFQEKVEMFNEKWPIFKVDDPLFFKNLEKLAEVLLEPRDDQVCQTVPIGCDKNMSFLVDVSKNNFLQNNTCDETGKYNKPSYTKKTVRGGQFTLIRKSARHKDTPDVQRIIYHLVNKSGETQKIVAVCYQWTGKKGDTARKEPHSSSVQPVLTEVGPPRDIYGNKNKPVGNGDQPFTVCSKNRCNAKVCYGCGRKFVASSDRPPNDLLLKHFDYREWTDKDTKQMMKSKTLQATYFHLNIDCVRRRYPQTEIKDITVYNEVKDQLSPLHIRKLQSFGITLK is encoded by the exons ATGGTTCAAAGTCGCAAGTGTAAAAT ATTGGGAGAGTTTTGCACCATGAGTGGCACTTCAAAAGTTGAATTAGTCAAGCAACCTCCATTGGTGGGAAACAGTACAGAGTTTCTATCTGCCTCAGAGGGTAAACTGTCAAAGGAGAAAATACATTCCATGAGAAAGAAAAGGTTGCAGAAACCATCATCCAGTTCAACAAAAGAAAATcaacctccaccaaaggaaaccaaCAAAAAACAAGAATCTCATTCAGATGACACGCCTGCATTAGTGAGAAGCCATCCCATTCAGAAGAAAAGATCTCGAAAGCAGTTATTCGGGCCATCAGAAAGTGATTCAGATGAGCAACCAGAAAAAGTATTCATAATGGACATAACAAAAAATCCTGAGGGTCAACAAGCCAATTCAACTACTGCAATATTACCCTCTACTAGTGATGCAGAAATAACTAAGTTTCAGGAGAAAGTGGAAATGTTCAATGAAAAATGGCCAATATTCAAAGTAGATGATCCACTCTTTTTCAAGAATCTAGAAAAGTTGGCGGAAGTTCTGCTAGAACCCCGAGATGATCAAGTGTGCCAAACTGTACCAATTGGTTGTGACAAGAATATGTCTTTCTTGGTGGATGTGTCTAAGAATAATTTCCTCCAAAACAATACTTGTGATGAGACGGGCAAGTATAATAAACCATCTTACACAAAAAAGACAGTCCGAGGTGGTCAGTTCACCTTAATTCGCAAGTCTGCGCGACATAAGGACACACCTGATGTCCAGAGAATCATTTACCACCTGGTAAATAAGTCTGGTGAAACTCAGAAAATTGTTGCAGTCTGCTATCAATGGACTGGTAAAAAAGGTGACACAGCAAGAAAGGAGCCCCACAGCAGTTCAGTGCAGCCAGTCCTCACTGAAGTAGGTCCACCACGAGACATTTATGGCAATAAAAACAAGCCTGTGGGTAATGGTGATCAACCTTTCACTGTATGCAGTAAAAATAGATGCAATGCAAAAGTATGCTATGGTTGTGGCAGGAAATTTGTGGCATCATCAGATCGTCCTCCAAATGACCTTCTCCTGAAACATTTTGATTATAGAGAATGGACAGACAAAGACACAAAGCAAATGATGAAAAGTAAAACACTTCAAGCAACATATTTTCATCTCAATATTGACTGTGTAAGACGTAGATACCCTCAAACAGAAATCAAAGACATCACTGTATACAATGAGGTGAAGGACCAATTGTCACCATTACATATACGCAAGCTGCAGTCGTTTGGCATCACGCTGAAAtga